In one Cyprinus carpio isolate SPL01 chromosome B2, ASM1834038v1, whole genome shotgun sequence genomic region, the following are encoded:
- the evi5a gene encoding ecotropic viral integration site 5 protein homolog isoform X2, giving the protein MDSAPSLSPSTGSQLSVDEMKLLAKLEEQNRLLETDSKSLYPLNGVLQSPTSTKTFSFEDDIWDNVIKEWDDWCKRKVGQIKVLIRRGVPAHLRPAVWQLLCDAQNVAVQPKYSDLLKSSSPSETLILRDLTRILPQHQLFHKVATCQKPLFNVLKAYSILDREIGYCQGSVFIVGLLLTQMAEEEAFCIFVRLMKDFRMRDLYRSNMVELGCCLHQFDAMIKDQLPELHSHFQTQGFHTSMFSSSWFLNILLSSLPITAAIRIFDIFMCEGLEIVFRVGLALLQMKQTELIKLDVEGMMNCLQNLESWASDPDGIIEAAYQIKYNPSRMKQLRQEYASIKTKKLEERKELNGLSSENKHLKQRLALLEKRCSEKLESQLKKELEKTRLNTARSQIALKEMKANILQMEESSAVSNEDSVMYLQKELICCRLQEAEALTELKLLKHHIKDLEEKWQRQQVHCGGQQKVSSAQNDLQVELLSTRLKETLTQAALKESRHRLTKLQTEVKTLS; this is encoded by the exons ATGGACTCTGCACCATCTCTGTCTCCCTCAACGGGATCTCAGCTCAGTGTGGATGAGATGAAGTTACTCGCTAAACTAGAGGAACAGAACAG GCTGCTTGAGACTGACAGTAAGTCTCTGTACCCTCTGAACGGGGTCCTGCAAAGTCCCACCTCAACCAAAACCTTCTCTTTTGAGGATGATATATGGGATAATGTCATTAAAGAATGGGATGACTGGTGCAAGAGAAAAGTGGGACAGATCAAG GTGCTGATCAGGAGGGGTGTCCCTGCTCACCTGCGGCCTGCTGTGTGGCAGCTGTTGTGTGATGCTCAGAATGTGGCCGTGCAACCGAAGTACTCAGATCTGCTGAAGAGCTCGTCTCCCTCTGAGACGCTGATACTCAGAGACCTGACACGTATCCTCCCTCAACACCAACTCTTTCACAAGGTCGCCACCTGCCAGAAACCACTGTTTAATGTGCTGAAG GCTTACTCAATCTTAGACCGAGAGATTGGCTACTGTCAGGGAAGTGTGTTTATTGTAGGTCTATTGCTCACACAG ATGGCTGAAGAGGAGGCCTTCTGCATTTTTGTGAGGCTAATGAAGGACTTCAGAATGAGGGATCTGTATAGATCCAATATGGTTGAACTCGGCTGCTGCCTTCACCAGTTTGACGCTATGATTaag GACCAACTTCCTGAGCTTCATTCACACTTCCAGACTCAGGGTTTTCACACCTCTATGTTCTCCTCCTCTTGGTTTCTCAACATCCTCCTCTCATCTTTACCAATCACAGCTGCCATTAGGATTTTTGATATCTTCATGTGTGAG GGTTTGGAGATCGTGTTCCGGGTTGGTTTGGCTTTACTTCAAATGAAGCAGACAGAACTCATCAAGCTTGATGTAGAGGGAATGATGAAT TGCTTGCAGAATCTGGAATCATGGGCTTCAGATCCTGATGGAATCATTGAAGCAgcatatcaaataaaatacaacccCAGCAGGATGAAACA ATTGAGACAAGAGTATGCATCTATCAAGACTAAAAAGCTGGAGGAGCGGAAAGAACTAAAT GGACTTTCTTCAGAgaacaaacatttaaagcagaGGCTTGCCTTACTGGAGAAG AGGTGCTCAGAAAAACTGGAGTCACAGCTGAAGAAAGAACTGGAGAAAACTCGGCTAAACACAGCCAGGTCACAAATCGCTTTAAAAGAGATGAAGGCAAACATCTTGCAGATGGAAGAG aGCAGCGCTGTGTCTAATGAGGACAGTGTGATGTATCTGCAGAAGGAGCTGATCTGCTGTAGATTGCAGGAAGCAGAGGCACTTACTGAACTCAAATTGCTAAAACACCACATTAAAGACCTAGAGGAGAAATGGCAG aggcagcaggtgcattgCGGAGGTCAGCAAAAGGTCAGCAGCGCACAAAATGATCTGCAGGTGGAGCTGTTAAGCACAAGACTAAAGGAAACACTCACTCAAGCTGCGCTTAAAGAGAGCCGCCACAGACTGACGAAGCTGCAGACAGAGGTTAAAACCCTCAGCTGA
- the evi5a gene encoding ecotropic viral integration site 5 protein homolog isoform X1: MDSAPSLSPSTGSQLSVDEMKLLAKLEEQNRLLETDSKSLYPLNGVLQSPTSTKTFSFEDDIWDNVIKEWDDWCKRKVGQIKVLIRRGVPAHLRPAVWQLLCDAQNVAVQPKYSDLLKSSSPSETLILRDLTRILPQHQLFHKVATCQKPLFNVLKAYSILDREIGYCQGSVFIVGLLLTQMAEEEAFCIFVRLMKDFRMRDLYRSNMVELGCCLHQFDAMIKDQLPELHSHFQTQGFHTSMFSSSWFLNILLSSLPITAAIRIFDIFMCEGLEIVFRVGLALLQMKQTELIKLDVEGMMNCLQNLESWASDPDGIIEAAYQIKYNPSRMKQLRQEYASIKTKKLEERKELNGLSSENKHLKQRLALLEKRCSEKLESQLKKELEKTRLNTARSQIALKEMKANILQMEESSAVSNEDSVMYLQKELICCRLQEAEALTELKLLKHHIKDLEEKWQRQQVHCGGQQKVSSAQNDLQVELLSTRLKETLTQAALKESRHRLTKLQTENKIYSNQLRRIEAHIKSQQDHLQELTSQNQDLCSQLQQSRRQFSTVQYKRKEKQDKEAANLTIIAVLQKQITELQIQIQSLSKHTTSFSQPTPRPSTSTSLKHNDT; encoded by the exons ATGGACTCTGCACCATCTCTGTCTCCCTCAACGGGATCTCAGCTCAGTGTGGATGAGATGAAGTTACTCGCTAAACTAGAGGAACAGAACAG GCTGCTTGAGACTGACAGTAAGTCTCTGTACCCTCTGAACGGGGTCCTGCAAAGTCCCACCTCAACCAAAACCTTCTCTTTTGAGGATGATATATGGGATAATGTCATTAAAGAATGGGATGACTGGTGCAAGAGAAAAGTGGGACAGATCAAG GTGCTGATCAGGAGGGGTGTCCCTGCTCACCTGCGGCCTGCTGTGTGGCAGCTGTTGTGTGATGCTCAGAATGTGGCCGTGCAACCGAAGTACTCAGATCTGCTGAAGAGCTCGTCTCCCTCTGAGACGCTGATACTCAGAGACCTGACACGTATCCTCCCTCAACACCAACTCTTTCACAAGGTCGCCACCTGCCAGAAACCACTGTTTAATGTGCTGAAG GCTTACTCAATCTTAGACCGAGAGATTGGCTACTGTCAGGGAAGTGTGTTTATTGTAGGTCTATTGCTCACACAG ATGGCTGAAGAGGAGGCCTTCTGCATTTTTGTGAGGCTAATGAAGGACTTCAGAATGAGGGATCTGTATAGATCCAATATGGTTGAACTCGGCTGCTGCCTTCACCAGTTTGACGCTATGATTaag GACCAACTTCCTGAGCTTCATTCACACTTCCAGACTCAGGGTTTTCACACCTCTATGTTCTCCTCCTCTTGGTTTCTCAACATCCTCCTCTCATCTTTACCAATCACAGCTGCCATTAGGATTTTTGATATCTTCATGTGTGAG GGTTTGGAGATCGTGTTCCGGGTTGGTTTGGCTTTACTTCAAATGAAGCAGACAGAACTCATCAAGCTTGATGTAGAGGGAATGATGAAT TGCTTGCAGAATCTGGAATCATGGGCTTCAGATCCTGATGGAATCATTGAAGCAgcatatcaaataaaatacaacccCAGCAGGATGAAACA ATTGAGACAAGAGTATGCATCTATCAAGACTAAAAAGCTGGAGGAGCGGAAAGAACTAAAT GGACTTTCTTCAGAgaacaaacatttaaagcagaGGCTTGCCTTACTGGAGAAG AGGTGCTCAGAAAAACTGGAGTCACAGCTGAAGAAAGAACTGGAGAAAACTCGGCTAAACACAGCCAGGTCACAAATCGCTTTAAAAGAGATGAAGGCAAACATCTTGCAGATGGAAGAG aGCAGCGCTGTGTCTAATGAGGACAGTGTGATGTATCTGCAGAAGGAGCTGATCTGCTGTAGATTGCAGGAAGCAGAGGCACTTACTGAACTCAAATTGCTAAAACACCACATTAAAGACCTAGAGGAGAAATGGCAG aggcagcaggtgcattgCGGAGGTCAGCAAAAGGTCAGCAGCGCACAAAATGATCTGCAGGTGGAGCTGTTAAGCACAAGACTAAAGGAAACACTCACTCAAGCTGCGCTTAAAGAGAGCCGCCACAGACTGACGAAGCTGCAGACAGAG AACAAAATTTACAGTAACCAGTTAAGACGAATTGAAGCGCACATAAAAAGCCAGCAAGATCATCTACAGGAGCTGACATCTCAGAACCAAGATCTGTGTAGCCAATTACAACAGAGCAGACGGCAGTTTTCAACTGTTCAATACAAG CGAAAAGAAAAGCAGGACAAAGAAGCAGCAAACTTGACCATCATTGCagttcttcaaaagcagatcacaGAGTTACAAATTCAA ATTCAAAGCCTCTCCAAACACACTACGTCATTTTCTCAACCCACACCGAGGCCTTCCACATCCACCTCTCTGAAGCACAATGACACCTAA